The following coding sequences lie in one Myxococcus xanthus genomic window:
- a CDS encoding TonB-dependent receptor plug domain-containing protein: protein MAWRGCLLFVACSMPWTAWGGGSEAPATEVASSEASTAEAPPDAQVAQADARPEPASDGEELPEARTVVTASRSPERLEDSAVATEVITRSDILASGARDASELLAAHPGLQVVQTFAGATVQLQGLSPEYVLVLVDGERVAGRVAGSVDLSRLSTEDIEQVEIVKGPSSVLYGSDAVAGVVNLITRRARRPLGAELRASYGSMQRLELDATGEAKGENWGLRLSGGLARRDAYLLDPTSIGTTGSSLDGIDASAGGDLRVSEGTALQANATYARRVQRGVDVGVTGAIFDRASRDDSLSVRLSPRWTLSNNASLRVDGAYAWFNRRYLRDQRRSNALDTIEDTREQQGRLGAQLDAKVGDAHALVAGAELLGEWLQADRLGEDGTGQRARASIYVQDNWTLVPRLKLTLVPGARVDTDTQFGTAVTPRLAARMDPTSWLTLRGSYGWAFRAPGFQEMLLDFENPSVGYRVHGNPDLRPERSRSFNLSVEVKPAESSLLWVSAFQHNLQDMIGVSTEMVGPQQIFTYVNIARARVRGGELGVRQQLPGRISAELGYTLTDGRSEETGLALEGQARHRLTAQATWRHRASGLDAWVRGALVGPRPFYPDTDGDGVANPYDAKTYVTVDARLGWRMREELQFFVLGTNLANAGNPTDLPIPPRAIQAGISARL from the coding sequence ATGGCGTGGCGTGGGTGTTTGCTCTTCGTGGCCTGTTCCATGCCGTGGACGGCGTGGGGCGGTGGCAGTGAAGCGCCTGCCACGGAGGTGGCTTCCAGCGAGGCTTCCACCGCGGAGGCTCCGCCCGATGCACAGGTGGCCCAGGCCGATGCGCGGCCGGAGCCCGCGTCCGACGGGGAGGAGCTGCCGGAAGCGCGCACGGTGGTGACGGCGTCGCGTTCGCCGGAGCGGCTCGAGGATTCGGCGGTGGCCACGGAGGTCATCACCCGCTCGGACATCCTGGCCAGCGGGGCGCGGGACGCGTCGGAGTTGCTCGCCGCGCACCCTGGGCTCCAGGTGGTCCAGACGTTCGCGGGCGCCACGGTGCAGCTGCAGGGCCTGTCGCCGGAGTACGTCCTGGTGCTGGTGGACGGTGAGCGCGTGGCCGGCCGGGTGGCCGGAAGCGTGGACCTGTCCCGCCTGTCCACCGAGGACATCGAACAGGTGGAAATCGTGAAGGGCCCCTCGTCGGTCCTCTACGGCAGCGACGCGGTGGCGGGCGTGGTGAACCTCATCACCCGCCGTGCCCGCCGTCCGCTGGGCGCCGAGCTGCGCGCCTCCTACGGCTCCATGCAGCGGCTGGAGCTGGACGCCACCGGCGAGGCGAAGGGGGAGAACTGGGGGCTGCGTCTGAGCGGCGGTCTGGCGCGGCGAGACGCGTACCTCCTGGACCCGACGAGCATCGGCACCACGGGCAGCAGCCTGGATGGCATCGACGCGTCCGCGGGCGGTGACTTGCGCGTCAGTGAGGGCACGGCGCTGCAGGCCAACGCCACCTATGCGCGGCGGGTGCAGCGCGGCGTGGACGTGGGCGTGACGGGCGCCATCTTCGACCGCGCCAGCCGGGATGACTCGCTCTCCGTGCGCCTGTCTCCCCGGTGGACGCTGTCCAACAACGCCTCGCTGCGCGTGGATGGCGCCTATGCGTGGTTCAACCGGCGCTACCTGAGGGACCAGCGCCGCTCCAACGCGCTGGACACCATCGAGGACACGCGCGAGCAGCAGGGCCGGCTGGGCGCGCAGCTCGACGCGAAGGTGGGAGACGCCCACGCCCTCGTGGCGGGCGCGGAGCTGCTCGGAGAATGGCTGCAAGCGGACCGGTTGGGCGAGGACGGCACCGGCCAGCGCGCCCGCGCGTCCATCTACGTGCAGGACAACTGGACCCTGGTGCCGCGCTTGAAGCTGACGCTGGTGCCGGGCGCGCGCGTGGACACGGACACGCAGTTCGGCACGGCGGTGACGCCCCGGCTGGCGGCGCGCATGGACCCGACGTCCTGGCTCACGCTGCGCGGCAGCTACGGCTGGGCGTTCCGGGCGCCGGGCTTCCAGGAGATGCTGCTCGACTTCGAAAACCCCAGCGTGGGCTACCGGGTGCACGGCAATCCGGACCTGCGTCCGGAGCGCTCGCGCAGCTTCAACCTGTCGGTGGAGGTGAAGCCCGCGGAGTCCTCGCTCCTGTGGGTGAGCGCCTTCCAGCACAACCTTCAGGACATGATTGGCGTCTCCACGGAGATGGTCGGTCCGCAGCAGATCTTCACCTACGTGAACATCGCACGGGCGCGCGTGCGCGGCGGCGAGCTGGGCGTGCGTCAGCAGCTGCCTGGCCGCATCTCCGCGGAGCTGGGCTACACGCTCACCGACGGCCGTTCGGAGGAGACGGGGCTGGCGCTGGAAGGGCAGGCGCGCCATCGCCTCACCGCGCAGGCCACCTGGCGTCACCGGGCTTCGGGCCTGGATGCCTGGGTGCGCGGCGCGCTCGTGGGGCCGCGTCCCTTCTACCCGGACACGGACGGTGACGGCGTCGCCAACCCGTACGACGCGAAGACCTACGTCACCGTGGACGCCCGGCTGGGCTGGCGCATGCGCGAGGAGCTCCAGTTCTTCGTGTTGGGCACCAACCTCGCGAACGCGGGCAACCCCACCGACCTCCCCATTCCCCCTCGCGCCATCCAGGCCGGCATCTCCGCCCGGCTCTGA
- the aat gene encoding leucyl/phenylalanyl-tRNA--protein transferase, with product MPIYLLSDEHPELFPPPERADKSGVVAVGGDLRPERLLAAYARGIFPWYSEGDPILWHSPDPRFVLSPDKLHVGRSLRKTMARGVYEVRYDTAFRRVITECSRVPRPGQTGTWITEEMMEAYVTLHEAGFAHSVEAWAEGELKGGLYGVSLGAAFFGESMFALAPDASKVAFVTAAERFQGWGFQLIDCQVETEHLARFGAENWPRRRFLSALARALKEPTRRGTWTEGSAAGP from the coding sequence GTGCCCATCTACCTGTTGAGTGACGAGCACCCGGAGCTCTTCCCGCCCCCAGAGCGCGCCGACAAGAGCGGCGTCGTCGCCGTCGGCGGTGACTTGCGTCCGGAGCGACTGCTGGCCGCCTACGCCCGCGGCATCTTCCCCTGGTACAGCGAGGGAGACCCCATCCTCTGGCACTCGCCGGACCCGCGCTTCGTGCTGTCGCCGGACAAGCTCCACGTGGGCCGCTCGCTGCGCAAGACGATGGCGCGCGGCGTCTACGAGGTGCGCTACGACACCGCCTTCCGGCGCGTCATCACCGAATGCAGCCGGGTGCCTCGGCCCGGACAGACGGGCACCTGGATTACCGAGGAGATGATGGAGGCCTACGTCACGCTCCACGAGGCGGGCTTCGCGCACTCGGTGGAGGCGTGGGCGGAGGGCGAGCTGAAGGGCGGCCTGTACGGGGTGTCCCTGGGCGCGGCCTTCTTTGGAGAGAGCATGTTCGCGCTGGCCCCGGACGCCTCGAAGGTGGCCTTCGTCACCGCGGCGGAGCGCTTCCAGGGCTGGGGCTTCCAGCTCATCGACTGCCAGGTGGAGACTGAACACCTGGCCCGCTTCGGCGCGGAGAACTGGCCCCGTAGGCGCTTCCTCTCGGCGCTCGCCCGGGCGCTGAAGGAGCCCACCCGGCGCGGGACGTGGACGGAAGGCTCGGCGGCCGGCCCCTGA
- a CDS encoding DUF6484 domain-containing protein, with translation MASHEQDAGRPPSGEEEPILGNLIGRVVGRGRMGTVQVDFEGNHHGPLEARLAVAVDEATLLRAIEARQEAVLCFERGTPTCPIVLGLLQPRSETPLLDAMLEAPDVERQDGEVAIVANGQRVPIEGLLDGATEELELRCGRSSLVLRRNGQILLRGEHVLVDAGQVLRLRGGKTQIN, from the coding sequence ATGGCCTCACACGAACAGGACGCCGGGCGCCCGCCTTCTGGGGAGGAGGAGCCCATCCTGGGAAACCTCATCGGCCGGGTCGTTGGACGGGGGCGAATGGGCACGGTGCAGGTGGACTTCGAGGGCAACCACCATGGGCCGCTGGAGGCCCGGCTCGCGGTCGCGGTGGATGAGGCCACGCTGCTTCGGGCGATAGAGGCGCGGCAGGAGGCGGTGCTCTGTTTCGAGCGGGGCACACCGACGTGCCCCATTGTGCTCGGTCTGCTCCAGCCGCGCAGTGAGACGCCCCTCCTGGATGCCATGCTCGAAGCGCCTGATGTCGAGCGCCAGGATGGAGAGGTCGCCATCGTCGCCAACGGCCAGCGAGTCCCCATCGAGGGGCTTCTGGACGGCGCCACCGAGGAGCTCGAGCTTCGCTGCGGCAGGTCCAGCCTGGTCCTGCGGCGCAATGGTCAGATTCTGCTTCGGGGTGAGCACGTGCTCGTCGACGCGGGCCAGGTGCTGCGCCTTCGTGGCGGCAAGACGCAGATCAACTAG
- a CDS encoding HmuY family protein, with translation MSRFSPRSSFLGRAAAALLLAGSLSACGDDLELPPEDPPTDGSHVKHMANDDGSYTTTVNAMSSADWIGLDLDKGAQVSASEDSVWDLAFNRFNVRTRGGVSGTGNVAVAVLLETDFAAVTQAPADGYVADSEDGPDRGEDPDSAFQQGDGWYAYDMTTHALTARRNVYVVRSDAGDYFKVAMQSYYDDAGTPGMLSFRWAKVPGPASSGSAVTQPSSY, from the coding sequence ATGTCCCGTTTCTCTCCCCGCTCATCCTTCCTGGGCCGCGCCGCCGCCGCCCTGCTGCTGGCCGGTTCCCTGTCCGCGTGTGGCGATGACCTCGAGCTGCCACCAGAGGACCCGCCGACGGATGGCTCCCACGTGAAGCACATGGCCAACGATGACGGCTCGTACACCACCACCGTGAACGCGATGAGCAGCGCGGACTGGATTGGCCTGGACCTGGACAAGGGCGCGCAGGTGAGCGCCTCCGAGGACAGTGTCTGGGACCTGGCCTTCAACCGCTTCAACGTCCGCACCCGGGGCGGCGTGAGTGGTACCGGCAACGTGGCGGTGGCGGTGCTCCTCGAGACGGACTTCGCGGCGGTGACGCAGGCGCCGGCGGACGGCTACGTCGCGGATTCCGAGGACGGCCCGGACCGGGGCGAGGACCCGGACAGCGCCTTCCAGCAGGGCGACGGGTGGTACGCCTATGACATGACGACGCACGCCCTCACGGCGCGTCGCAATGTGTACGTCGTCCGCTCCGACGCTGGTGACTACTTCAAGGTCGCCATGCAGTCCTATTACGACGATGCGGGCACGCCGGGGATGTTGTCGTTCCGCTGGGCGAAGGTGCCTGGCCCCGCCTCCAGCGGCAGCGCCGTGACGCAGCCGTCCTCCTACTGA
- a CDS encoding pilus assembly protein N-terminal domain-containing protein — protein sequence MSARMYAVGALLALLVPTLARAWPVDLVVPLEPGKERFHKLDTVDWVQVADASVADAELLPGSNELLLTGQKAGRTLLLLYAGGRFAVWRLTVGAPPPEDPAPRLAAARKACPDLNATSGAERSLSASVKDSACRLALLELLKTDAFVARELELTFELPVLQEQLTSLGEGLKPLGLEARYSGAGVVVSGAGSPEVHRKALWELFHRSVGRVPLDDQIQEVKTPEPSDAGAPDAATPAVEAEREIPVEVLPPPKKSRKR from the coding sequence ATGTCCGCTCGCATGTACGCCGTTGGAGCACTCCTGGCCCTTCTCGTCCCGACGCTCGCGCGCGCGTGGCCGGTGGACCTGGTCGTCCCCCTGGAGCCCGGGAAGGAACGCTTCCACAAGCTCGACACCGTGGACTGGGTCCAGGTGGCGGACGCCTCCGTGGCGGACGCGGAGCTGCTGCCCGGGAGCAATGAACTGTTGCTCACCGGTCAGAAGGCGGGCCGGACGCTGCTCCTGCTGTACGCGGGGGGCCGCTTCGCCGTGTGGCGCCTCACGGTGGGCGCTCCGCCGCCGGAGGACCCCGCGCCCCGGCTGGCCGCGGCCCGCAAGGCCTGTCCGGACCTGAATGCGACGAGCGGCGCGGAGCGCTCCCTCAGTGCTTCGGTGAAGGACTCCGCGTGCAGGCTGGCACTGCTGGAGCTGCTGAAGACGGACGCCTTCGTGGCCCGGGAGCTGGAGCTGACCTTCGAGTTACCCGTCCTCCAGGAGCAGCTCACTTCACTGGGGGAGGGGCTCAAGCCGCTGGGGCTGGAGGCCCGTTACAGCGGCGCGGGCGTGGTGGTGTCGGGCGCGGGCTCGCCGGAGGTGCACCGCAAGGCGCTGTGGGAGTTGTTCCACCGCTCCGTGGGCCGGGTGCCGCTGGACGACCAGATTCAGGAAGTGAAGACGCCCGAGCCCTCCGACGCCGGTGCGCCGGACGCGGCCACGCCCGCGGTGGAGGCGGAGCGTGAGATTCCGGTGGAGGTGCTGCCGCCGCCGAAGAAGTCACGCAAGCGCTGA
- a CDS encoding immunity 49 family protein, with translation MAKLAALREDSGRAILQLMRQVEPTTSRDVLVRTVDELCVHFHVVAVATLLVDGDPQGFFLNLCRAAENWRRLLTHCRLKQWALPASRHMDPLFGAIAAGHWSLARQVAELSETRWLPDEEYRSEHARAQLFQAMVSPGTRDVVIPRVEAMEGLGLETETDRAACARALLDGDAEAFSEAFKHAVLVHGEDIEKRAKLFTTPVTRFAPKRAIWLEGLALLRLSERADIARYDEHFRYCPPLARTPMTSQYAGDWVVSLGP, from the coding sequence GTGGCAAAGCTTGCGGCTCTGCGGGAGGACTCCGGGCGGGCCATTCTCCAGTTGATGCGTCAGGTCGAGCCCACAACGAGCCGGGACGTCCTCGTGCGGACCGTGGATGAGCTCTGTGTCCACTTCCACGTCGTGGCCGTGGCCACCCTGCTCGTGGATGGCGACCCGCAGGGCTTCTTCCTGAACCTGTGCCGCGCCGCCGAGAACTGGAGGCGATTGCTCACGCATTGCCGCCTCAAGCAGTGGGCGCTCCCTGCTTCGCGACACATGGATCCTCTGTTCGGTGCCATCGCGGCGGGACACTGGAGTCTGGCGCGACAGGTCGCGGAGCTCTCCGAGACGCGGTGGCTTCCGGACGAGGAGTACCGCTCCGAGCATGCACGCGCCCAGCTCTTCCAGGCGATGGTCTCGCCCGGTACCAGGGACGTCGTCATCCCGAGGGTGGAGGCGATGGAGGGACTGGGGCTCGAGACAGAGACGGACCGAGCCGCCTGTGCCCGAGCCCTGCTCGATGGTGACGCAGAGGCCTTTTCCGAGGCGTTCAAGCACGCGGTGCTCGTGCATGGAGAGGACATCGAGAAGCGCGCGAAGCTCTTCACGACCCCCGTGACGCGCTTCGCGCCGAAGCGAGCCATTTGGCTGGAGGGGCTCGCCCTGCTCAGGCTCTCCGAGCGCGCGGACATCGCGCGCTACGACGAGCACTTCCGGTACTGCCCTCCGCTGGCCCGCACGCCCATGACGTCTCAGTACGCCGGGGACTGGGTCGTTTCGCTCGGTCCTTGA
- a CDS encoding AHH domain-containing protein, with product MTTGDTRHNPNTEMARRLNGIFKRSLDRKDAARAAAKEEAKKSKPKKKAEPAPDGHLDPNAPLNGVLAKGDNYARRGYTYLKAQDGRGVYRNFDHAHLREVRDMVKERAEFPGGPKENFNPTYTQQYPYAWEAHHMLPGSAFYYMMKDGNPAFTYKQLRLLLLSEYNINHGHNIINLPAEDWAVPVHALICHPSDHESYTMRVMDEMRKVSKRLQEVIDSGEPHGDLPESAFAALKKLEEQFWNFLVRLSRQIVAAKVAGVRYVGAGAEHVRYANKDGSAHYEWGSLW from the coding sequence ATGACAACCGGTGACACCCGGCACAATCCCAATACGGAAATGGCCCGCAGGCTCAATGGCATCTTCAAGCGCAGCCTGGATCGGAAGGACGCCGCCCGGGCCGCGGCCAAGGAGGAGGCGAAGAAGAGCAAGCCGAAGAAGAAGGCGGAGCCCGCTCCTGACGGACATCTGGACCCCAACGCGCCGCTGAATGGGGTGCTGGCCAAGGGTGATAACTATGCCCGCCGAGGTTACACCTACCTCAAGGCCCAGGACGGCCGGGGGGTGTACCGCAACTTTGACCATGCGCACCTGCGCGAAGTCCGGGACATGGTGAAGGAGCGGGCGGAGTTTCCAGGGGGGCCGAAGGAGAACTTCAACCCTACGTACACCCAGCAGTATCCGTACGCCTGGGAAGCTCACCACATGCTGCCGGGCTCGGCCTTCTATTACATGATGAAGGACGGCAATCCGGCCTTCACGTACAAGCAGCTTCGGTTGTTGCTACTGTCCGAGTACAACATCAACCACGGGCACAACATCATCAATCTCCCCGCCGAGGACTGGGCTGTTCCGGTCCATGCTCTCATCTGCCATCCGAGCGACCACGAGTCCTACACGATGCGGGTCATGGATGAGATGCGGAAGGTGTCCAAGCGTCTCCAGGAAGTGATTGATTCAGGAGAGCCTCACGGCGATCTGCCTGAGTCTGCCTTTGCCGCTCTGAAGAAACTCGAAGAGCAGTTTTGGAATTTCCTGGTCAGGCTGAGCCGGCAAATAGTGGCGGCCAAGGTCGCGGGTGTGCGGTATGTTGGCGCGGGCGCCGAGCATGTTCGATACGCGAACAAGGATGGTTCGGCCCACTATGAGTGGGGAAGTCTCTGGTAG
- a CDS encoding TIGR02270 family protein, with translation MNPLPRHLALPISWEMLASHLDEAGFLWRQWKRALVAPDHVLDDVAGVEARLLAHVDALVLAGRKAATRLLVPALAEADEPGRVECAALGLLLQEEALEAAVRSVLEVLQAGEEGPRAGIQAALLCAGGRGLESWLRPMVDASPPPGGLATLLEILGAWRVDPGPALEASLTHEAAQVRAAAFRCLRSWPVRLSESTLELGLRSSSAEVSGAALEAGLLAGSRLAWWECRRQVLEGGPHRQMALRALAVADGPDAQKLLLAGLGDAARGTETLRVVGLVGTVEAARACLEAMREPSWAPLAAESFSLVTGMEVPAVAPGVESGDEEAAVEFAPEADLPLPDVPRVEAWWAEHAPRFKPTVRYVRGLPLGPVSLLDALREGSMYRRRSLWWAVALRTRGALGLGVGAWTRTQRAEEDAARRLPPARFAQSLEGSLGAWGGA, from the coding sequence ATGAACCCGTTGCCCCGGCACCTCGCGCTCCCCATCTCCTGGGAGATGCTGGCGTCACACCTCGACGAGGCGGGATTCCTGTGGCGGCAGTGGAAGCGTGCCCTCGTGGCGCCGGACCATGTCCTCGATGACGTAGCAGGGGTGGAGGCGCGACTCCTCGCCCATGTGGATGCGCTCGTGCTCGCGGGGCGCAAGGCTGCGACGAGGCTGCTCGTTCCCGCCCTGGCCGAAGCGGATGAGCCGGGGAGGGTGGAGTGCGCCGCGCTCGGGCTGCTGCTTCAGGAGGAAGCCCTGGAGGCGGCTGTGCGGAGTGTCCTCGAGGTGCTCCAGGCGGGGGAGGAGGGCCCGCGCGCGGGCATCCAGGCCGCGCTCCTCTGTGCCGGCGGACGGGGGCTGGAGTCATGGCTGCGGCCCATGGTCGACGCATCGCCTCCGCCTGGAGGACTCGCGACACTGCTGGAGATTTTGGGGGCGTGGCGAGTGGACCCTGGGCCGGCGCTGGAGGCGTCGCTCACGCATGAGGCCGCCCAGGTGCGGGCCGCCGCGTTTCGCTGCCTGCGCTCCTGGCCCGTCCGGTTGTCCGAATCCACGCTGGAGTTGGGACTGCGCTCATCCTCCGCCGAGGTTTCTGGCGCTGCTCTGGAAGCAGGGCTGTTGGCGGGAAGTCGACTGGCGTGGTGGGAATGCCGCCGTCAGGTCTTGGAGGGCGGGCCGCATCGCCAGATGGCCCTGCGAGCGCTGGCCGTGGCGGACGGGCCGGACGCCCAGAAGTTGCTGCTGGCGGGGCTGGGAGACGCTGCCCGAGGGACGGAGACCTTGAGGGTGGTCGGCCTGGTGGGGACGGTCGAGGCTGCTCGGGCCTGCCTGGAGGCGATGCGCGAGCCGTCATGGGCGCCCCTGGCGGCGGAGTCGTTCTCGCTGGTGACAGGCATGGAGGTCCCCGCGGTGGCTCCGGGCGTGGAGTCGGGCGACGAGGAGGCGGCCGTGGAGTTCGCGCCGGAAGCAGACCTCCCGCTGCCGGATGTGCCCCGTGTGGAGGCGTGGTGGGCCGAGCACGCCCCCCGGTTCAAGCCGACGGTGCGCTACGTGCGGGGACTGCCTTTGGGACCGGTGTCGTTGCTCGACGCGTTACGAGAAGGGTCGATGTATCGCCGCCGGTCGCTCTGGTGGGCTGTGGCCCTGCGGACCCGGGGTGCACTGGGGTTGGGCGTGGGCGCTTGGACACGGACCCAGCGCGCGGAAGAGGACGCCGCGAGGCGCCTGCCGCCAGCGCGTTTTGCCCAGTCGCTGGAGGGGAGCTTGGGCGCGTGGGGTGGGGCATGA
- a CDS encoding DUF4150 domain-containing protein encodes MANTVGVNKMSVVTKDSNGVSVAFPDVCKTPSPAGPIPLPYPNVARSADTAQGSKTVAVEGRPLCVKDSNFSTSTGDEAGTAGGGVVSGKTKGKAEFVNFSFDVQVEGKNVARALDLMLHNDKNTPPFPLMQPPVMAAGQGSGRCNCLVCEKEM; translated from the coding sequence ATGGCCAATACGGTCGGCGTCAACAAGATGTCCGTGGTGACCAAGGACTCCAACGGCGTCTCCGTGGCGTTTCCAGATGTCTGCAAGACGCCCAGCCCGGCGGGCCCCATCCCCCTGCCGTACCCGAACGTGGCGCGCTCCGCCGATACCGCGCAGGGCAGCAAGACGGTGGCGGTGGAGGGGCGCCCCTTGTGCGTGAAGGACTCCAACTTCAGCACCAGCACGGGGGATGAGGCCGGAACGGCGGGGGGCGGCGTCGTCTCTGGCAAAACCAAGGGCAAGGCCGAGTTCGTCAACTTCTCCTTCGACGTCCAGGTCGAGGGGAAGAACGTGGCGAGGGCCCTCGACTTGATGCTGCACAACGACAAGAACACGCCTCCGTTCCCGCTGATGCAGCCACCGGTGATGGCGGCCGGCCAGGGCTCGGGCAGGTGCAACTGCCTGGTCTGCGAAAAAGAGATGTAG
- a CDS encoding LEA type 2 family protein has translation MRLPSPMFRLAVVLSLCAGCASAPTRPSSPAVLTAQRTVVASQGLTDATLRFEAQVTSPGEGVVERADYELVADGQVVKTGTAKLDVALTPGEPMDLSFEERAPYVKNADDLARLSAQEGTLLLALRGTLVVRSGGQEQTIPFAASRTARMPRLPTVVVEELDGARYSAEEVQLNLRLGVRNPNPFPLRLEGLTWTASVAGKTLDSGTLAQADTVDASATGVYPVELTVTKDTWGPEVKALISKGLLPYGVTGEVTGPLLRVPYSLTGEVKLNVSR, from the coding sequence ATGCGCTTGCCATCGCCCATGTTCCGACTGGCCGTGGTGCTCTCCCTCTGTGCGGGGTGTGCTTCCGCCCCCACCCGGCCCTCCAGTCCCGCCGTCCTCACCGCCCAGCGGACCGTCGTCGCGTCCCAGGGCCTCACCGACGCCACCCTGCGCTTCGAGGCCCAGGTGACCAGCCCCGGGGAGGGGGTGGTGGAGCGCGCCGACTACGAGCTCGTCGCCGACGGCCAGGTGGTGAAGACGGGCACCGCGAAGCTGGACGTGGCGCTGACGCCCGGCGAGCCCATGGACCTCTCCTTCGAGGAGCGCGCGCCCTACGTGAAGAACGCGGACGACTTGGCGCGGCTGAGCGCCCAGGAAGGCACGCTGCTGCTCGCCCTGCGCGGCACCCTCGTCGTGCGCTCGGGAGGCCAGGAGCAGACGATTCCCTTCGCCGCCAGCCGCACGGCGCGGATGCCCCGGCTGCCCACGGTGGTGGTGGAGGAGTTGGACGGGGCGCGCTATTCGGCCGAGGAGGTCCAGCTCAACCTCCGCCTGGGCGTGCGCAACCCCAACCCCTTCCCGCTGCGGCTGGAGGGCCTGACGTGGACGGCGTCGGTGGCCGGCAAGACGCTGGACAGCGGCACGCTGGCGCAGGCGGACACCGTGGACGCGTCCGCCACGGGCGTATACCCGGTGGAGCTGACGGTGACGAAGGACACCTGGGGCCCGGAGGTGAAGGCGCTCATCTCCAAGGGGCTGCTGCCCTACGGGGTGACGGGGGAGGTGACGGGCCCGCTGCTGCGCGTGCCCTATTCGCTCACGGGCGAGGTGAAGCTGAACGTCTCCCGGTAG
- a CDS encoding imm11 family protein, whose product MDYWVLKAESADGAIIDALPEGSPTNWKFSRGEPLARQFPAGGKVSFSDHFPDRRQLYDFVRNTVGVLLVSSRVKQVLENLQVDNAEFLPVTMCDHQWSPVAEGYGILNVLGSQDVIDLERSKYRLDRITKKEIARLNRMAVASEKVDPKADIFRARNMMELILISDRTKQAFEQAGLTGFRAHPAEGFDDMFA is encoded by the coding sequence ATGGATTATTGGGTTCTCAAGGCCGAGTCGGCGGATGGTGCAATCATCGATGCACTGCCCGAGGGTAGCCCTACCAACTGGAAGTTCAGTCGGGGGGAGCCGCTCGCGCGACAGTTCCCAGCCGGAGGGAAGGTGTCGTTTTCGGACCACTTCCCGGACCGACGTCAGCTCTACGACTTCGTGCGAAACACCGTGGGTGTCTTGCTGGTGTCATCACGTGTGAAGCAGGTGCTGGAAAACTTGCAGGTCGATAATGCGGAGTTCCTTCCGGTTACCATGTGTGATCATCAGTGGAGTCCAGTCGCCGAGGGGTACGGAATCCTCAATGTGCTGGGCTCTCAGGATGTCATTGACTTGGAGAGGTCAAAGTACCGGTTGGACCGCATCACCAAGAAAGAGATTGCCCGTTTGAACAGGATGGCAGTGGCTTCGGAAAAGGTCGACCCGAAAGCCGATATCTTCCGCGCCCGGAACATGATGGAGCTCATCCTGATTTCGGACCGGACCAAGCAGGCCTTCGAGCAGGCGGGGCTGACGGGCTTCAGGGCCCATCCCGCCGAAGGCTTCGACGACATGTTCGCCTGA
- a CDS encoding imm11 family protein, whose amino-acid sequence MSYWVLKAESADGAIIDALPEGSPTNWKFSRGEPLARQFPAGGKVSFSDHFPDRRKLYDFVRNTVGVLLVSSRVKQVLEDLQVDNAEFLPVTMCDHQWSPVAEGYGILNVLGSQDVIDLEKSDCDIDPITKKEVTRVGNLVLTQGKIEPKADIFRARNMMELILVSERVKIAFEQAGLTGFKLHVAEGFDDMFA is encoded by the coding sequence GTGAGTTATTGGGTTCTCAAGGCCGAGTCGGCGGATGGTGCAATCATCGATGCACTGCCCGAGGGTAGCCCTACCAACTGGAAGTTCAGTCGGGGTGAGCCGCTCGCGCGACAGTTCCCAGCCGGGGGGAAGGTGTCGTTTTCGGACCACTTCCCGGATCGACGCAAGCTCTACGACTTCGTGCGAAACACCGTGGGTGTTTTACTGGTGTCATCACGTGTGAAACAGGTGCTGGAAGACTTGCAGGTCGATAATGCGGAGTTCCTTCCGGTTACCATGTGTGATCATCAGTGGAGTCCAGTCGCCGAGGGGTACGGAATCCTCAATGTGCTGGGCTCTCAGGACGTCATTGACTTGGAAAAGTCAGATTGTGACATTGACCCAATAACGAAGAAGGAAGTGACTCGCGTCGGCAACCTTGTTTTGACTCAAGGGAAGATCGAACCGAAAGCCGACATCTTCCGCGCCCGCAACATGATGGAACTTATTCTTGTCTCGGAGCGGGTCAAGATTGCCTTTGAACAGGCTGGCTTGACGGGCTTCAAGCTCCATGTCGCCGAAGGCTTCGACGACATGTTCGCCTAA